The genomic stretch ACTTGCCAATCGTGtctcaccatctctctgGCTGCGAACTTTACCGCGGGGTCCCCTCCAAGGCGAGGCTGGCCTGATTGTCGCCTGTATGTCACTCAACGGGTGTGAGGGTCTTGGATAGCGTGGGAAAAATGGATGTGTTGTGATTAGACTATGTTGATAGAGAAACTTAAAAACCGAAACCATTTCCAAAACACGAGCGCAGTTACCGTTTGCGTATCTAGCGCAAGGCCTCCCAAGACTCCGTTTCCCATGATGCAAATGTATGCTCCGTCTGGGCCCCAGGGTATTCGACTGTAAGAAAAGGTACCAGGTGTTTAGACACCCGGTAGTAACGTCGTAGTGTCTAGTGCTGTCCGCAAAGGAAAATAATAATATAAGTCGCTCAGAAATGAAATTATCTGGGAGCTCAACCCCACATGAATGGCGGAGACAAGTAGAGGAGCTAGTAAGGTGCGTTATCGGTATCGTATACCACCAAACTGACTGTTTTGTAGAATTGATGCGGGTTGTGGCTCAAAAGAATTGCCCAACCTCTTGCTTTCAGGCAAATCATGCCTCAGGCCCATTAGCCTCGCGCTCGCGCTGTTCCTTTTGTGGGGCACGACGGCGTGCGTTGATGAACCAGTTGGACACCTGCATTATGTTAGTATATCGTTTGGTAAGGTTTGGTAATGTTGAATGAACGATCCAGTTTGTCAATCGGCCCGAATCCAACGTGGATTCTGATAGGACTGACACTGGTGGACAGACATGACACTGGGGGAACAGGGATTGGCAGATGTAGTAAGTCTGTCAAGCTAGACGACTTGGAAAGAATAAACACGTACCTGGTTCAGACTCAATCCCGTACGGTTGCAGAGCTCCATCTTCTGGTCCTCGGTGGGGTAAGGAGATTGCCGGTTTTGCTGGAACCACTCCTTGAGCATGTTGGTCGCCTCCTTGGGTAGGTTGCCACGTCGCTTCCTATTGAATGCATGATCGGGGCCGACATGCTGCTGGAAGCGGATATCTCCGCCGTAGGAAGAGTCGTAACCACCATAGCTAGCGCGGGCATAGTAGCCCTCTTGGGGTCGCTCGTAGCTGCCGTACATGGGTGGTTGGGGCTCTTGGTAGTAGCTGTGTCGGTGTTCATACATGACTCCATGTGGAGGCATTGGTGGTTGAGAGACGGATTGTTGGACATAGGGCTGGGAAAAGCTCATGGCTGGGGGGCCAGGCGAGGATCCATGGCGCATATGGGGATTGAGTGGCTGATGTGGCGGTGGGTAAGAGAGACTGGGACGGTGATGCATACTGGATGCCGCGGGCGGCAGTGCATGTTGTTGAGCGACGCGGGGAGAGTAGCCACCAAGAGCAGGATCGATGGCGCTGCTCATACGACGAGATTCGACTACGGGCTGCTCAAGAGGGCGAGCCGCCCAGATGTCACAGAGCGTGTCTACACGTCTGCGTTTGGTTTCGTTCCATGCTACATCGTCAAAGTGCGGTTGAACGTGAGGCGAGCTGTCGACCGACTCATTGCGGCGCTGCGGCGTCCGTGGCGGAGTGCTTGTTCGTGTTGTGTGGAGAAACTGCATGACTTAGCTGTGCTGTCGTGGAGCAAATGTGGTATCACAGGATATACCTCAGAGAAAGAAGGGAGCTTGCCAGGAAAGTTTTGTTCTCCTGGCTGAAGTGGCGGCGAACTGCGCATGTGGTGATTCTGGGAGCCTGTCAGATATGTGTTGCAAGGCGCATATGAGCGTTGGCCGTGGCCCTTGTGGGCATCGCGATGCAGCGGTGGCGGTGATGATGAGTTTGTGAGCGGGGGTAAGTGGAAAGATTGTCCGTCTTGCCAGGATTCATCTTTAAGGTCGGGCAGTTGCAAGCGTTGAGTCGAGTGATTGGAGAAGGATGTGGGTGGCAGCTTGAGCGGGCCTTCTCCAGGCATCATTGGCTTCAGTTCCAATGAGGGCTCGACTGCGTGGGGCGGCGGCGGAAGGGATGGGGGAAGAATAGAAAGAGAAATGTTGTCTTCACTTACCGCAGCGACCATGTTAGCCAGCGGTCTCTCAGCAGAAGTCATCTTGCGTGAGTGCAGCGGTTCACAATGGCGGTGCGGAATATCTTGGAGAGTGAGATATTCCATCAGTGCGACGGGGATTGGCAAGTTTAATACTCTGCAGGAACATGGGCGTTAGCACATGTCCGTAAAGGTGTCATGCAAATATTTTGGTTGGGAGGGATGCATAGGCAAGTGCTGTCCCAGAGTTGATGATAACAGCAGTGACACCATTTACTGGCAGCAACGCTCGCTTCTCTTTGCAAACAAGTGGGGACGTGGACGGGGACAGGTTCATGGAAAATACTGACCCAGGTATTATAATGGTAATGATGTAACGAGTATCTTGGGGGAGGGCCTAGGGGCCGATAAACGGCTACCGAACCAAGGATTGAATATCGCAGATATGTGAGTGGTGGAAGGCCAAGGATAAGAAGATATGGTACAGAAATTATAGTGACTGGAGCAATGTACAGGGCGAGTGCAGTAATCGAGTGGAGAGGGGTCAGCCGGCGCACGCACGCAGCAGTTGGCAAGAAGGTAATGTGGGTGTCGTGATGACGGGCGCGAGGTGTTTAAGAAGAGGCAGCAGAGTGAGGGCAGGAGGCGTTTCCAGGCTAGAGAGGACTGCAACGGGCCGTCCATCAACCATGCACTGCGATCTTGCAGCACCGGATGGAATGGCAGGGGATGCTAGCCAAGGCCAATGAAGGACATACAGGCGTGTTTAGCACGACATGTGTGGACTTGACAGGTGAGGGTTAAGGTTTGGTCTATATTCTCCGAGCGCGCACAATGCAGGCTCTGGCCGGATCGAGGCCGAAGGTAGGAAACGAAAGACGCTCAGCCTACGCCGCAGATGCGAGGCACGAGCCAGTGGTGAAGCCGCGCCGTCTGGTGCAGGCGCCATAGAGCTTCGCCGCCGTCTCCGCTGGGAGCGTCGTCGCAGATCTCGCTGCTTCTGACTCGGGGCAGAAAGGCGCAGGGGTGGGCGTGTGTTTCTCGCTCTTGTGGTCGCACGCTGGCCGTCCATTACCTCATCTGCGCTCCCACACACTGGATGCCGCAGCAACCTCACAACGTTCCATGACGGCAGCAACGGGGGCGCGGCCAAGATTTTGGCTGACGCTCCAGCGGACGCCTCGCGCCTCGCCGTCCACGTCGTTGTCGACTTGCACAATTGGCAATAGCCACAAACGGTAGTTTGTCCATGGCGTAGGTGATTTCTCCATCGCTTCGCCCTGTCTCTCGTCTTCATGTCAAGACGTCGCAAAGGTGGCACGGTGCCATGCCGACTGCTCATTGCGGAGCAGCATGAATCGATTGGAGCAGCacggcagcagcagcagcagcagcgcaGCTCGCTCCAGGTGGGCAGCATAAGGGGGAACATATTGGGGCCGTCGCACTCTCCTCTCGAGCGGAGCGCAATCCGACGACGTGAGAGCTGTCGTGCGGTACGGAGCCACGCTGACGGCGGCCATGTCACCCAGCACAAGGTACGATACCCGGCAGACAGCTGCCGCAGGACCAAACCGGGCTGGTGGCTGGCCGTGTGGGCACCTGTGGCACTCTATCTTCCCAGCACCCAGGAGCGGGAGCCTTGCTGTGGTGTTGCTGCACAGAAGCAGCTAGTGCTGCAACGGTGAGTTTTGGGCAGGAGAAGGAGGCGTTCGTCCGGTGGGACAGGAATAGCAGGCAGCGCGACGACCGAGTCGGCTTCTTGTCGAGCAGCAGCAGCTGCAACCACCTTTTTTCCTTCTCCATTCTCCACTTGCAACCTAGTCTGCTGCCACGACTAGTTGGGGAGCCGGAGTCTATAGACCCTGAATCAGTTGGCGGCCGCACAGAGGCTACCTTGGCCATGGGCGTCAATCTAGGACAGACGAACGACACGACACGACACGACACGACGTTTCTCGACGCGAGATTTTCCCATGGCTCTTACTCAACCAATGTTGATGTTGCTGGTTGATAACCCCCCCTTTCCCCATGACGCTGCAGCCCCATTATCAAATGGGAGGCGCCGACGGCCATGCACGCACGCACGGCATGTCACTACTCAATCAACTCTAGGAAGCTAGACAGACGTCTCAATCTCGTCTGCCTCCCCCTTCCCCCCCCCTCTAGCCCTGCTCGCGTTCGGTCGGCACGGGTGGGAAGAGCTCGCTTTCGGTGCGGGCGGCTGACAGATGTCAGTCTCATGCAGCGTCGAGCTGGTGGCAGCTCGGGCGAGGTGCGACGACATCTGCGTCGCCATGATTGGCACAGGGATCATGGCACCTTCCCTCTCCGGGGCTCGCGCCTGCCCCGACACGCTGATCGCGTCCCGCTAGCCGGCCGATCAAACATTGCACCAGAACTGCACCTCGACAGCTTCAACAGGGCGACAGGCAACCTCCAACATCCGCCGTCGAGCACAACATGACACTCTTGCTCGCCGAGACATTCGCCATGCCATCCGAGTCTAGCTGCGCAATTGCACGCGACGCCATGGCAAACTCTCCCCCAAACTACCCTGCGCCCATCTCCCTTGACCCCAAACCTTGCCCTCATCTCCCGCGTAGCGTGCGAACCCTCGTCGTAGCGTGCGAACTCTCCGCGTGGCGTGCGAACCCTTTGCCGACCGTCTGGCCTCTCTTCAACCTTCCCATGGCGTGTTTCGCGCTTTGGATTTGACCTTGAAAGCTTGCCGTCTCGACCTTCTGCTTCACCATTGGATTCGGCAGTCTGTTGGACTTGCACCCTCACTCTACTGACGTTGCCTACCTTGACCGCCATTCGGTTCGTGTGTCGTCGCTCCCACCATCTTGGCCGCTGTCGAACATCACCATCCCGGCATGAGAGTGAACCTCCGGTTCGGTAACGCATCGTTATCTATCCCCTAGAACGGTAACCACGAGCCCACCATGGCCCTCAAGGACTCGTACAGGTTTTGGGCCCGCTGTGGGGAGCACCGCCATCAGCCACTTAGTCGCACAACAGCACTTGACCGCCTGACAGTCTGTTACTCCTGTTCCTAGGCTGATGCCCTTCGTTGCTGTGCTGCCATCCCCCTCCCTCTCCTGGCGCAAGGGGCTGTCATCCCACTGTAGCGCAGCCACAGCTTCAATGCTAGCACCTAGCTTTATATCTGATTAGAAAATCCCTTTTCAAACGAACCTCGGCCCCGTTCACGTTTGCCCGTCGTGTGTGGAGAGCACCCCGTAGCTCCTTACTGGGGACCATCTGCAGTCAGGACGCCCTTGCATCGAGGCCCGCAGCCTCCCGTCGTGCCCTTGCTCTTCACCGACGACATCCATGGTGACTGGTGCTGTTACACCGGACGGAAGCCACGAGCGCCATCTACTGCTTGAAGCAAACCTCGAACCTGGTTTTCAAATACCCCACGTACGCTTGCACTTCCGAAGCATAGACGATCTGGCCACAAAGTTACCTTGTTAGGACGTCTCCATATGGTCGTCTCACTGGGGGCTGGTTCGACTCACTCCCTCATGACTCTACGTTGATGCCATCTGGATTTTCGTCTTGCATCCCAACAGAGTGGTAACAATGCGCGTGGAAAATTTAACATGCTACACTTTGTACCCAGAGTCATTGCTCACCTACACACCGCCTAACTGCAACAACTTCACCGCATCAGTCCCAGGATGCAACGGATCGATCTAATCTGGGCCCAAGGCCTACATCGGAAGAAAGAGATTGGAGGACTCTGGATTGACGATAACTCATAAGCGGGCGGGTGGTATCCGTGGCACTTGTACGAGGCCCGCACTTACCATCGAAGCGGATCTGTGACCAGACCCACGGAACTTTCATCAACATGCCGACGAATAACGCACAGCAAATTGTTGTTGTGGGGATCGAGTCGTCCATGCAAAGAGCTTGATTGAGAATGAGGGGTCTGCATACACGGTTGCACCACGCTGAGTGGCGTACAGGCATTTCCAACACCCCACCTCACTCTCCTTTGGGCATTCCAACAACATTTCCAGTGGACTGACCTCTGGCCTTGCATGAACACGGCAGGCACCTTTACCCGGTCTCTGGAACGGGCACGTCGACTGGAATGAAAAGGCAGTGCATGAGAAGATTGTATGTGGCCCAAATTGCATATATCAAGCTTGCAACGATGATATCCAAGTGCACCGATCAACGTCGTGCGCATAACACCTATGACGAAGCAACATGGAGATTTCTGAATGTCACCAAGCTGCCATGTTTACTCGATGGATTCGTTCGTTCCCCGACGTCAGGAAGTATATTGATGAGTCCGCGGGCGATGGATACTTTGTCCATGTTTGGTTGAAAGTGCGATTCCAAATGTTGATACACCTTTTGCCATGTATGCTTTGGCCTCCAAACTTGTCGTGAACTCAAAGCTTGCGACACCATGAAACGATAGTAGATGACTGGTAGTCGTGCGGGAGCTTGACGCTTTGACTGGACCGGTAGTCGTCTCGACGTTTCAGACAAGTATTTCTGTCCCTCGACTGACACGAGCGACAGCGGGTTCGAAAGAAGATGCTTTCCTATTGGCCGGGTCGTTCCTTTGGTCTGGTATATATTGTGGCTTGTCGATGCATGGCATGCAGCATCGCCTGAAGTCGCAATGCCCCGATCGCAGTGCTAGGGAACCGGATCGGTAGCATCAGTCGGTTGCGGTAGGAGGTCTCGCCTGGGGCAACTACTGGCTGATTGCAGGTTCAATGCTACTTGATATGGTAGTGCCTCGGGCGCGTCATCTAGATGCAGCAAGTGGACTCTGAAAACCTGTCTGTCGACCCCTATAAGTCTATACCCCGGTCATGCCCGTACTTGACGTGCATCATCTACATTGCCAAACCCTGTGTCTACGTCAACACCAGTACTTCTGACATGCGTCACCTTGACGTTCACGCTGATTACTGAATCCAGGGCCGTATACCAGCAGGTCCTAGCATGCTGCCTATGCTGCCTACGGGGTGAAACAACCGCGTCATCTGTAAACTTGTTCGCATTCGTATCCGCATTGTTTACCAGGCAGGCAAGGCAAGTAAAGAGGTTGTCAATCTCGGTCGTGGTAGAGCGGTCACACGCACGTTAGGATCCTAGCCACATGAAGTGTGCAGCAGAAAAATCTCTCGTCCAGACGCTATTGTGTGGCTGTTGGTATCCAATCGCATGAATATCCTAAGTTCGCCAGCTCACTAGCGCCCCTTTCGGCAACTGACACTTGCTAGTGCCGCCCTCACCTTCTTGCCCGTTCCTGCATGTGGCCAGGCTGCCTGCGCTGATCATCGGCAAAGGCCCTAGTGGACCGGCTCTTCCTGCCGCCGCTGTAAGATGGGTGTGTACACGAGGCGTCCAAGCCAATACTCGAGATTACCAGGGGGCGGTTATCTCCATGGCTCTCGCTACAACCTGCTTCCATGCC from Pyrenophora tritici-repentis strain M4 chromosome 1, whole genome shotgun sequence encodes the following:
- a CDS encoding Homeobox-KN multi-domain protein, which produces MTSAERPLANMVAAVSEDNISLSILPPSLPPPPHAVEPSLELKPMMPGEGPLKLPPTSFSNHSTQRLQLPDLKDESWQDGQSFHLPPLTNSSSPPPLHRDAHKGHGQRSYAPCNTYLTGSQNHHMRSSPPLQPGEQNFPGKLPSFSEFLHTTRTSTPPRTPQRRNESVDSSPHVQPHFDDVAWNETKRRRVDTLCDIWAARPLEQPVVESRRMSSAIDPALGGYSPRVAQQHALPPAASSMHHRPSLSYPPPHQPLNPHMRHGSSPGPPAMSFSQPYVQQSVSQPPMPPHGVMYEHRHSYYQEPQPPMYGSYERPQEGYYARASYGGYDSSYGGDIRFQQHVGPDHAFNRKRRGNLPKEATNMLKEWFQQNRQSPYPTEDQKMELCNRTGLSLNQVSNWFINARRRAPQKEQREREANGPEA